The following DNA comes from Cyanobacteria bacterium GSL.Bin1.
CGAATGGCTTATGTGTAGCCTAAGAAAATGTGAGTCTCAACCGCATCGAGCGGTATCGACTCACCCGCTTTCCTCCCCCACCTGTTCCGAGGTGGGGGAGTCCCACGGATCTTTTGTTGAAATTGGGCAATCAAGTTCAGCTGATTCCTCATCCCGTCATTGGCGGGTTTATGGGCGGCACGGGCTTAATTTTGCTCCAGGGATCCCTACAAGTGATGACCGATGTTGACTTTCGATTGTCGCAGTTATCGGTTTATCTACAACCAGAGGTGCTCCCGAATTGGGTCACTGGGGTCATTTGTGCTCTGATTCTCCTCGTTATTTCTAATCGTTATCAGCACTTTCTTGTTATTCCCGGTACGCTTCTAGCATTGATCGGGGTCTTTTACCTGGGATTTTTGCTGACCCATACCTCGTTTACCGAAGCACAAGCCCAAAATTGGTTGCTGAGTTTTGGGATTGAGGAGGGGCAGCTATGGCAACCGCTAATCCCTTCCCAGTTGGATGGGATTCACTGGTCAGTGATTCTGCAAAATTGGGACGCGATCGCGTCAGTGATTTTTATCTGCCTTCTGGAACTGGTTCTGACCAAAAATGGGATTGAATTGTTTGTCAGGCGCGATATCGATCTCAATCGTACTTTAGAAGCAGTAGGACTCGGCAATCTCATTGCCGGCATGGGCAGTGGTATGTCGGGAAACCAAGCGCTTCCCAGTACGATCCTAGTTTCTAAAATGGGTGCCAGCCGTCGCCTCACAGGTATTATTTGTGCTTTAGTTAGTATTGCTGTTCTTTTCCTGGGTCCATCTTTATTATCTTTCTTTCCGCGCCCGGTCATCGGTGCCTTATCTTTTTATTTAGGTCTTACCCTAGTGATTCAATGGGTTTACCGGACTTGGTTTCAACTTGATGTCTCTGAGTATTTGATCATCATTGCCTCGTTAATTGTTATTTTCACGGTCGGATTTCTAGAAGGGATTGCTGTGGGATTCGCAGGGCAACTAGTTCTCTTTTTGTACAATTACGCTCAACGGGAAATTATTAAAGATGATTGGGATGGAATTGAAACCAGAACTGAGATGCTTCCATTTTCTGCCAGTTATATTCTTCAAGAAAAAAGCCACCGAATTCAACTCTGGCAACTACAAGGATATATCTTCTTTGCCACAGCCAATCGCTTGGTTGAGAAATTTCGCCAACTGTTGAATCAGGAAGAACAGCAAAAACCAGCCTATTTGATTATCGATGGTAGCCGACTCGAAGGACTTGATGCTTCCGCGGTTGTTAGCTGTGCCAAAATTTTACGACTTGCTTATCAACAGAAAATTACAATCGTCTACACCAATTTAACCCCGTTAGTAGAACATAAACTGGATCGCGGTCACGCCCTAGAAACAAATAATCCTTATTGCCAACACTTTCCGGATTTCGACCAAGGGTTACAATGGTGCCAGAGCCAACTTCTAGATAAGGTATCGTTAGAGCAATCTGCCTCACTGACTTAAGCTTGTCTGCTGAACTTTGAATTCTGATTGTATTTTTATTGGAATAGTCAGCGGTACACCGGACTCAAAGTCCGGTACCTGCGCTGACCGCATTCCGCGGTCAATTAAATTGGCACTGTACAACTATATAGAAAGCCAGCAAGGAGATTTGAACTCCTGACCTACCCATTACGAGTGGGTTGCTCTACCGCTGAGCTATGCTGGCAGACTTCGATGATTGTCGGGAGTCAATTATAACTTACTTTCTTTATTTTTTAGCAGCCATTACTTCCTGTCCAATGGGTTCCACCGCCGGTTGAAACACGGAAGCTAATTCATCACGACCCACCACTAAGGTGGGTAAAGGGGTTGTGCCATAATTAACATCCGCTTGCAGTGGAAACGCAGAAGTCGGGGTTAAGGGAACAAATTTGCCCCCAGCCCCTTGGACAATTGCCCACACTGCCGCCAAATCCCAGACTTTGGGAATTGCCTCTACTGCACCTAAAGCAGCCCCGCTTGCCACCAATAAGAAACTATAGGTACAGACCCCAACAATGCGCGTTTTACAGGGTAAGGATTTTTGGAGAGAAGGCATACTGCGCACACATAAACTGAAGAGATGACTTTGACTGAGATCATCAGGGCTGGTTTGGATCGGTTCTCCGTTACGATAAGCCCCATTTTTTCCTGTTAAACCCGATCCCGTCAGCCAAAAGCCATGAAAGGATTGTTGTAAAACCGGAAAATGAACGTAACCAAATACCGGCATTCCTTGATAGAGGAGTCCCATTGAAATCCCCCAAACGGGAATGCCGCGGGTAAAGTTAGTTGTCCCATCAATGGGATCGATTACCCAACACCATTCCCGATCTGGAAAGATATGCACGGTTTCTTCGGTGAGGACGCCATGATCTGGGAACTGTTGCGCGATCGCGTTGCGAATCTGTTCATCTGCCCACTGATCCGAACTAGTGACAAGTGAACCGTCGGCTTTTTGTTGTGCTTGTACTTTCCCAAACTGAGTAACGAGAGTATCGCCGATCTCTTTTGTCAGCGTTTGGCTAAACGCTAAAGCTTCTTTTAAAACTTGTTCCATGTTACCCGTCTAAATCCCCTTCCATGACTGTTGCAATCGCTTTATTGGTTGACGTTTGAAACTCTGAGACATTGACGCGATTTAAAAGCGCGATCGCGCCTAACATTCCTAAAGCCTGCAATCCAAATACTAACCCATAAGCCAGCACCGGTGCTGTAAATAATGCCTTGCCAATATCTAAAACCACACCGCCGGCGACCGTTGCTAACGCTCGCGCTAATGCCTGGGCTAACCCCCAAGCCCCGATAAACGTACCGGCAGTTTCTGCAGCCGTTAAGTCCAACATTAAACTGATTGCACCGGTGGTTGTCAAGCCTGCGGCTAAACCAAAGAGAAAGACTGCCGATTTGAGCAACGTTGCTTCCTGGGTAAAGCCCGATAAAATAATCAGCACAAAACTACCCGCCACTAAAACACAGCCTAGGCGCGTGGTGTTTTGTTTCCCGAGACGCGGTGCAACCATAAAACCGGTACTACTAACACCGATTAAGGTGCCTAATCCCCAAAACGCATTTAATTGTGTTGTCTGCGAAATCGGTAAATCAAAGACTTCTCCGCCATAGGGTTCTAACACTGCTTCTTGCATAAATAAACTAATCGTCATCATAATCAAGAAGCTAAAAAATAAACCCGTTTGTCGGCTGGCGGTTAAAACGCGAATTGCCCGTCCTAAAGTGACACTATCTTCTCGGTCTGCAATAGTAGAACGACTGGCATAGCGGGAATATTTCTTCTCCACCCCCCAAGTGGCTAAAAAGGCTAAACCGAGGACAACTAAAGGAACAATAATAAACAGGCGATTAATGCCGCCTCGTAGGGTTGCCAATGGCGTTTGAATCACTTTTTCGTTACTGAGTAATAAACTGCCAATATTGGCACTCCAAATCACCCCTTCTTGCTGTAAACTTTGCAGCAAAATACCACCACTGACACCGCCAATCACAATCCCGACCATCAACATCGACCAAACGGTTCCTACTAGTTTTGATCGATTCTCTTCTTCCGAAACATCGACTAATAAGGCAGCAAACGGCGTTGAACTTGAACTTAATGCCAAACCATAAAAGATAAAAATTAGTCCCAATAAAACTGTAAAAAGAATGGTTTCTCCACTCCAAATCCAACCTCCTGCTTCGCGCACGGTGTTTCCCAATTGCCACATCACCTGTACAGCTAAAAAAGCAGCAAACGTAAAGAGAGCGGTTCCAACCCAAACGTAGCCGCTGCGATGGAGATTAAAGACGGGTTTGGCATCGGATAACTGTCCGAACCATACACGCGCTGGGGCAACAAATTGATGTAATGCTAGTGTGCCTGCAGCAACCGTTGCCGGGATTCCTAGTTCACTAATCATCACTCGATTGAGCACACCCAGGGTCAAGATAGACATAACACCTAACCCCATTTGAAAAAGCCCCAGGCGAAACATCGTAATCAGTTTCACTTGAGGCTGCGCTGAAGGTTGTTCTGGTGTCGAAGAAAGATTAAGGTCGCTCGTTGCCATTATGGTTTAC
Coding sequences within:
- a CDS encoding MFS transporter; amino-acid sequence: MATSDLNLSSTPEQPSAQPQVKLITMFRLGLFQMGLGVMSILTLGVLNRVMISELGIPATVAAGTLALHQFVAPARVWFGQLSDAKPVFNLHRSGYVWVGTALFTFAAFLAVQVMWQLGNTVREAGGWIWSGETILFTVLLGLIFIFYGLALSSSSTPFAALLVDVSEEENRSKLVGTVWSMLMVGIVIGGVSGGILLQSLQQEGVIWSANIGSLLLSNEKVIQTPLATLRGGINRLFIIVPLVVLGLAFLATWGVEKKYSRYASRSTIADREDSVTLGRAIRVLTASRQTGLFFSFLIMMTISLFMQEAVLEPYGGEVFDLPISQTTQLNAFWGLGTLIGVSSTGFMVAPRLGKQNTTRLGCVLVAGSFVLIILSGFTQEATLLKSAVFLFGLAAGLTTTGAISLMLDLTAAETAGTFIGAWGLAQALARALATVAGGVVLDIGKALFTAPVLAYGLVFGLQALGMLGAIALLNRVNVSEFQTSTNKAIATVMEGDLDG
- a CDS encoding STAS domain-containing protein; its protein translation is MSLNRIERYRLTRFPPPPVPRWGSPTDLLLKLGNQVQLIPHPVIGGFMGGTGLILLQGSLQVMTDVDFRLSQLSVYLQPEVLPNWVTGVICALILLVISNRYQHFLVIPGTLLALIGVFYLGFLLTHTSFTEAQAQNWLLSFGIEEGQLWQPLIPSQLDGIHWSVILQNWDAIASVIFICLLELVLTKNGIELFVRRDIDLNRTLEAVGLGNLIAGMGSGMSGNQALPSTILVSKMGASRRLTGIICALVSIAVLFLGPSLLSFFPRPVIGALSFYLGLTLVIQWVYRTWFQLDVSEYLIIIASLIVIFTVGFLEGIAVGFAGQLVLFLYNYAQREIIKDDWDGIETRTEMLPFSASYILQEKSHRIQLWQLQGYIFFATANRLVEKFRQLLNQEEQQKPAYLIIDGSRLEGLDASAVVSCAKILRLAYQQKITIVYTNLTPLVEHKLDRGHALETNNPYCQHFPDFDQGLQWCQSQLLDKVSLEQSASLT
- a CDS encoding inositol monophosphatase; protein product: MEQVLKEALAFSQTLTKEIGDTLVTQFGKVQAQQKADGSLVTSSDQWADEQIRNAIAQQFPDHGVLTEETVHIFPDREWCWVIDPIDGTTNFTRGIPVWGISMGLLYQGMPVFGYVHFPVLQQSFHGFWLTGSGLTGKNGAYRNGEPIQTSPDDLSQSHLFSLCVRSMPSLQKSLPCKTRIVGVCTYSFLLVASGAALGAVEAIPKVWDLAAVWAIVQGAGGKFVPLTPTSAFPLQADVNYGTTPLPTLVVGRDELASVFQPAVEPIGQEVMAAKK